One genomic segment of Mytilus galloprovincialis chromosome 5, xbMytGall1.hap1.1, whole genome shotgun sequence includes these proteins:
- the LOC143074231 gene encoding uncharacterized protein LOC143074231 — MKVNSLGVALRTATEVRNKWRNTTRVAKAVYTTHRSELFKTGGGPAPKQPSSAVEKYQRINFISFITDQPIINATLPEEDASQDLYESAASLIRDSPPPSSPPSPSLLSGYDPILTQTVVPHLPEQTDRTDKQKTVRTPSKKITVQDIHDMQYRALQGKLEIQERQKIQMDLEKNKLELQIELLQKLVCGSSETVTLSQALASMY, encoded by the exons ATGAAGGTGAATTCCCTTGGAGTTGCCCTTCGTACTGCTACAGAAGTGAGAAACAAGTGGAGGAATACCACAAGAGTGGCCAAGGCTGTGTACACAACTCACAGGAGTGAGTTATTCAAAACTGGGGGAGGACCAGCTCCAAAACAACCTAGCTCTGCAGTAGAGAAA TATCAACGAATAAATTTTATCTCATTTATTACAGATCAACCAATTATCAATGCCACTTTGCCCGAAGAAGATGCCAGCCAGGATCTGTATGAGTCTGCAGCATCTCTGATAAGGGACAGTCCACCCCCGTCCAGTCCACCAAGTCCGTCTCTGCTTTCAGGATATGACCCCATCCTGACACAAACAGTCGTTCCACATCTTCCAGAACAAACAGATAGGACAGATAAGCAGAA gACAGTGAGAACACCTTCGAAAAAGATAACAGTGCAGGATATACACGACATGCAGTATCGTGCACTGCAAGGTAAACTAGAGATCCAAGAGAGACAGAAAATTCAGATGGACTTAGAAAAGAACAAACTTGAACTACAAATAGAGCTGTTGCAGAAGTTAGTGTGTGGCAGTTCAGAGACTGTTACACTATCACAGGCACTTGCCTCTATGTATTAA